One genomic window of Ficedula albicollis isolate OC2 chromosome 18, FicAlb1.5, whole genome shotgun sequence includes the following:
- the ANKRD40 gene encoding ankyrin repeat domain-containing protein 40: protein MAERERPELGVGLNSQNEVNGWTCLHWACKRNHAAVVAYLLHAGADKDIQTKKGERPAQLTSKREIRKMLGVEDELPDLKQDSDLPIIPNYLANPPFPYVYNTSSTSIPDPTLNGDLSHLETQGTNSPSVADLDTYRPARAPLLQLGNTAPEAPPNGDIPPLPPGSAGPAHPNPALQRAPVYQGLVSWGRSPSSPAGSSQSLPQQGNSSCMGPVPAFQPVFFTGAFPLNMQELVLKVRIQTPNLRENDFIEIELDRQELTYKELLRVSCRELGVNPEHVQKIRKLPNTMLRKDKDVARLQDFQELELVLTVSDKNLLFRVPTLSEQSGYNKKASELTY, encoded by the exons ATGGCGGAGCGGGAGCg cccggagctTGGGGTCGGCCTCAACTCGCAGAACGAAGTGAACGGATG GACCTGCTTGCACTGGGCCTGCAAGCGCAACCACGCAGCGGTCGTGGCTTACCTGCTGCACGCCGGGGCTGACAAGGACATCCAGACCAAGAAAGGGGAGAGGCCAGCCCAGTTAACATCCAAAAGAGAGATCAGGAAGATGCTGGGAG TGGAAGATGAACTCCCAGACTTAAAGCAAGATTCAGATCTGCCAATCATCCCCAATTACCTGGCTAACCCACCTTTCCCATATGTTTACAACACCTCGAGTACCAGCATTCCAGATCCTACCTTGAATGGGGACCTCTCACACTTGGAAACACAAGGCACCAACTCTCCATCTGTAGCTGACCTGGACACCTACAGACCAGCACGAGCACCACTGCTACAGCTTGGGAATACTGCTCCTGAGGCACCTCCCAACGGGGACATCCCACCCCTgcctccaggctctgctgggccagCACACCCAAATCCTGCCCTCCAGAGAGCTCCTGTGTACCAGGGGTTGGTGTCTTGGGGCAGAAGCCCCTCTTCACCAGCAGGATCCAGCCAGTCTCTACCCCAGCAAGGGAACAGCTCCTGCATGGGACCTGTGCCAGCCTTTCAGCCCGTTTTCTTCACAGGAGCCTTTCCACTCAACATGCAAG aACTGGTGCTTAAAGTGAGAATACAAACCCCTAATCTTAGAGAAAATGACTTCATTGAAATTGAACTGGACAGACAAGAACTGACCTACAAAGAGCTGCTCCGAGTGAGCTGCCGTGAGCTGGGTGTGAACCCTGAGCATGTCCAGAAGATCAGAAAATTACCAAATACAATGTTAAGAAAG GACAAAGATGTTGCAAGGCTACAGGATTTCCAAGAGCTGGAGCTTGTTCTAACAGTAAGCGACAAAAACTTACTTTTCAGAGTCCCGACACTTTCTGAACAGAGTGGGTATAACAAGAAGGCATCAGAACTTACATACTAA